In Chryseobacterium sp., the genomic window ATTTTAATAACCTTAATAATTCAGCATTCAATTTTATCTTCGATAAAATCTTTGCGTCTTAACTACGTGTTATAAATAAATAACTTGCGTCTTTGCGTTTTACCAATTCAGAATCACACTTTATTCTGTTTCAAAAGCATCATCAATATCACAGGAATTCCAAAGACAGAACTTATCACATTCAGAGGAATCTGGGTTTTCTCTGCAATAACAGAAAAAAACAGCATGACCAGCATCCCCAGGAACATGTTCAGGATCCATTGCTGCCATAGCCTGGAGGGATTATAAACCAATCTGCAGAAATGAGGAACAATAATTCCAATAAACAGAATAGGTCCTAAAAAAGCGGTAATAGAAGCTGAAAGAAGGGAGGAAGCTACGATGATCAATAATTTCAACTGTTTAAGGTTCACCCCTAAACTCTTGGCGTATGACGTGCCCAAAGAATTTCCAATCAGAGGTTTTATGGTTTTAAAGCAGAAAAATAACCCGATGGCTACCAATACCGACAAAACATAAATTTGATTCCTGCTTACCATATTATTAGCTCCGAAAGACCATAAGATATAATTTTTCAGACTTTGGTTTTCTGCATAGAGCTGAAGCAGAGAAACAATAGCTCCGGCAAATGCAGAGATCAGGAATCCGAAAATAATAAGATAAGACTTATCCTGGAACTGATTAGACATTGACAGTAAGACCAGCATTAAAACCAGACTTCCACCAATCGCTGATAAACTCAGAAAACTGTTCTGAAGAAATTCAGGAAGGAGAATATCATGGGAAAAGAAAATATAAAACGCTACGGATAAACTGGCTACTGAAGTGATTCCCAGGATATCCGGACCGGCTAATGGGTTCTGAAAATATTCCTGCATCAGAAAACCGGAAGTAGGAATTGAAATTCCAGCCAGAAGCATCACCAATACACGGTTGATGCGGATTTCAGCAATCTGGTTATGGGCAGAGTTCTGGAAAAAATCCTGGAAACGTAAACTTAAAAATCCTGTGTTCAGATTAATGACAGCACCTATCATGATAGCTACCACAAACAATAAACACAGGATCTTAAACCTTTTTGACATTATTCAGAAAGAGTTTCTGTATGTTTTACTTTAAAAAAGAAGCGATTTTTGAGTTCAATACTTCCTCTGTCATCATTCCCAGATATTCATCTGTTTTGTCTCCTTTTCTCATAAACGTGAAAGGAATAGAACCTCCGTCCCATTGTTTGAAATTATTAGAGAAGAAGTTTTGATCAATTTTTGTCCGTCCAGTAAGATAACATGATCACCTAAATTATTTTCTACGACAAAATTTTTCACTGCGCCATCCCAGTCAGATTTATCATCCAGGTTCACAAAAGTGAACTTAACAGGTTTTCCTTTTAATTCCTGTATTTTATTTTTAAAACTTGGAATCTCTCTCATACATGGGCCGCACCATGTGGCAAAAAAATTGGTAACATATAAAGTGTCATTATTTTTAGCCAGATACTGTCCTACATTTTCAGGAGAAAGTTCTTTGGGAACATAGGCACCTGCTTCTGTAGGCGTATTTTTGGTGACAGCAAGTGAATCCGTTGAAGTATTATCTGTTTTCTGACCCTCTTTTTTACAGCTGTAAAGAGCAGTAAGAATAAGCGTGGATAAAATTATCTTCTTCATAAATTATTTTTTATCTATTTTTGAATTGAAGTATGGAACAACAAATCTATAAAGGGAAACTGATACAGTTTCATTGGTTAAAAGTAGCGAAAAAGGAAGAACTGACCAAAAATACTTTTTCTCTGGAGTTTGAAATTCCTGAGAATTTAAAGGAAAATTTTAAGTTTGAAGCAGGGCAGTTCGTGAGTGTTAAATTTCAATCCCATGGGAAAGAAGTGATTAATGATTATTCAATGACTTCTGCTCCGTATGAAGGTAAAATATGTTTGGGAATCAAGGTAAACTCTTCTGAGGGAGCGACTTCACAGTTATTTCAAAACTATAATGTAGGAGATCAGCTACAGGTAAGCGAACCTTCCGGAAGATTTACTTTAGTATCCAAGCCAAGTGAATTCAGGACCATTGTTGCGTTTGCAGCCGGTATCGGAATTACTCCGATTTTGAGCCATTTTAAAAATATTCTCCATAATGAGCCAAGAACAAGATTGTTTTTATTCTTCGGAAATAAAAGTTCTGAAGAACTGATCTATAGAAATCAGCTGGATAACCTTGCCAGAACTTGCGGGGACAGGCTGCAGATCTTTTACTTCTTTTCACAGGAAAAAACGGGTGATCAGTTTTTCTATGGCAGGCTGGATGAGAAAAAATTAAACCTAATCATCAACCAGATTCTGCATCTGGATGATACGGATGAAGAATCAACGATCTGGGATGCGGTAGATGAAGTATTGATCTGTGGAAAGGGAGAAATGATAAAAACACTGGCCAACGCCTGCTATCATCATGGAATTCCGAAAAAAAATATTCATTTTGAACTTTTTGAAGAGTATAATGATGATATTTATCCTGTAGAAAAGGAGTTTCCGCTTATTGAGAATATAGAAGTGGAGTTTACGATGTTGGGAAAAAATTATACCACTGTACTTCCTGATAACAGGGATAGAGTATTGCAACAGCTTTTGAATCAGAAGTTTCCTGTGCCGTACTCTTGTAAATCCGGAATTTGCGGAAGTTGTGAATGTTCTTTGGATGAAGGAG contains:
- a CDS encoding ferredoxin--NADP reductase, which codes for MEQQIYKGKLIQFHWLKVAKKEELTKNTFSLEFEIPENLKENFKFEAGQFVSVKFQSHGKEVINDYSMTSAPYEGKICLGIKVNSSEGATSQLFQNYNVGDQLQVSEPSGRFTLVSKPSEFRTIVAFAAGIGITPILSHFKNILHNEPRTRLFLFFGNKSSEELIYRNQLDNLARTCGDRLQIFYFFSQEKTGDQFFYGRLDEKKLNLIINQILHLDDTDEESTIWDAVDEVLICGKGEMIKTLANACYHHGIPKKNIHFELFEEYNDDIYPVEKEFPLIENIEVEFTMLGKNYTTVLPDNRDRVLQQLLNQKFPVPYSCKSGICGSCECSLDEGEVELLENEYLTEKEEAQGHILACMSIVKSKKIKLNFDLS
- a CDS encoding TlpA family protein disulfide reductase, encoding MKKIILSTLILTALYSCKKEGQKTDNTSTDSLAVTKNTPTEAGAYVPKELSPENVGQYLAKNNDTLYVTNFFATWCGPCMREIPSFKNKIQELKGKPVKFTFVNLDDKSDWDGAVKNFVVENNLGDHVILLDGQKLIKTSSLIISNNGTEVLFLSRL
- a CDS encoding iron ABC transporter permease encodes the protein MSKRFKILCLLFVVAIMIGAVINLNTGFLSLRFQDFFQNSAHNQIAEIRINRVLVMLLAGISIPTSGFLMQEYFQNPLAGPDILGITSVASLSVAFYIFFSHDILLPEFLQNSFLSLSAIGGSLVLMLVLLSMSNQFQDKSYLIIFGFLISAFAGAIVSLLQLYAENQSLKNYILWSFGANNMVSRNQIYVLSVLVAIGLFFCFKTIKPLIGNSLGTSYAKSLGVNLKQLKLLIIVASSLLSASITAFLGPILFIGIIVPHFCRLVYNPSRLWQQWILNMFLGMLVMLFFSVIAEKTQIPLNVISSVFGIPVILMMLLKQNKV